DNA sequence from the Streptomyces sp. HUAS 15-9 genome:
GTGCCCCGGGACAGGACCCAGGCGATGGCGATCTGGGCCACGCTCACGCCCTTCTGCTCGGCGATCTTGCGCAGCGCGTCGACGAGGTCGAGGTTGTGCTGGAGGTTGTCGCCCTGGAAGCGGGGCGAGTGCGCGCGGAAGTCGGTCGCGGCGAGCTGCCGGTCGCGGGTGAAGTGGCCGGAGATCAGCCCACGGGACAGGACGCCGTACGCGGTGATGCCGATACCCAGCTCACGGGTGGTCGGCAGGATCGACTCCTCGATGCCGCGGGAGATGAGCGAGTACTCGATCTGGAGGTCCGCGATCGGTGCGGTGGCGGCGGCCCGGCGGATCGTCCCGGCGTCGACCTCGCTGAGGCCGATGTGCCGGACGTACCCCTTCTCGACCAGTTCCGCGATCGCGCCGACCGTCTCCTCGATCGGCACGTCCGGGTCGCGGCGGGCGATCCGGTAGATGTCGATGTGGTCGACGCCCAGGCGCTGGAGCGAGTACGCGGCGAAGTTCTTCACGGCCGCCGGCCGGCCGTCGTGGCCGGTCCAGTTGCCCTCCGGGTCGCGCAGCGCACCGAACTTCACGCTGACCAGCGCCTGTTCGCGGTGGGCCGCGGGCGCACCGCGCAGGGCCTCGCCGATCAGCATCTCGTTGTGGCCCATGGCGTAGAAGTCGCCGGTGTCGAGCAGGTTCACGCCGGCCGCCAGCGCGGCGTGGATGGTGGCGATGGCCTCTCCCCGGTCCGCCTCGCCGTACAGCGCGGACATGCCCATGCAGCCGAGGCCGAGGGCGGAGACCTGGGGGCCGGTGGTTCCGAGGGTTCGGGTGTGCGTCGTCATGCATCCACCATGGCATGACAGCTGACAGATTTCAATATCTGTCAGCTGTCATATGTCAGGCGGACGCTCGCGCGGTGCTTCTTGGTCCAGACCTATTGACTAGAGGTCTGGACCACGAGCACTGTCATGCCTACGACACCTCACCGCACCCCCACCGGGAGGCTCCGTATGCCGCGCCGCTCGCTGCGTC
Encoded proteins:
- a CDS encoding aldo/keto reductase, which gives rise to MTTHTRTLGTTGPQVSALGLGCMGMSALYGEADRGEAIATIHAALAAGVNLLDTGDFYAMGHNEMLIGEALRGAPAAHREQALVSVKFGALRDPEGNWTGHDGRPAAVKNFAAYSLQRLGVDHIDIYRIARRDPDVPIEETVGAIAELVEKGYVRHIGLSEVDAGTIRRAAATAPIADLQIEYSLISRGIEESILPTTRELGIGITAYGVLSRGLISGHFTRDRQLAATDFRAHSPRFQGDNLQHNLDLVDALRKIAEQKGVSVAQIAIAWVLSRGTDIVPLIGARTRERLDESLGALDVTLDEAELRAIEEAVPADAAAGDRYPAAQMAHLGTK